The DNA window tctctcgtgtgtCGGATGTGGGTGCAGCGTCGTGCTGCACGCTCCTGTTGTGGAGTAAGTCGCGTGGAAGATACAGAGAAAGACGGGTATCTAAACATGCTCAAATCGAACGATTAGGAGCAGCGTCCGGACACATCCAGCAGCCAGGCGTCCGGTCCTTATAATATTGAATAGATACGTTGCTTAAGTCATGAACAGTATGCTCAACAAAGATAAACAATTTTTAGCAACTAATAGTATAAAAGCAAATTACGAACAGACTCATGAGACGGAAAATACTACCTCGAATATAATCAGAGCCTCAAGTTTCATTATTTGTTAGCACAAACATTTGTCTTCACATACTGGGAAAATATTTTAGCAAATCGGGCAGTTAAAGCAACGACTAATGTTGTACCTACAATAGCTAGGAAGTGGCGCCCCTCTCAGTTCTTCCTTCACTAAAAAAGAGTGATAAAGAACAAGAGATTAGTAGCAGTTTGTTTTATCAACAAAATACATGTGTATGTTGATGGTAAAAAGAAAATCGAACAAGCAAATTAACATAGACCAACAATGTATTGCAAATTAAGCCCCTGCAATACAAAACGGCATATAATCTCAGTTTATATAATGAAAAGTAACGATTCTATGACATGTCACACAAGCATACGCTAGATGTCGTCAGGTTTTATAGGAGTTAGCCTTCAAATTGAACACTCATTCTCCGCAACGTGGCACGACTTCCTTACCAGCAGGTTTGTAGCTGCAGCTAATAACGACGCCGCCTTCGCCGGCGCAGACGGCGTGGGCGCAGCCGATCCTGTCGGAGCCTGGCCACACGACCTGCGCGTACTCCGTCGCGGCCGGCGCCGTCCACGCGCGCATGGCGTCGGCGGCCGCCCAGGCCTTCCGCCCCGGCGTGCCAGTGCCACGGAAGACGTTCTCCCCGTAAACGCCACCAACAGTATCTCCCGACCTGCTACTACGGAGGCCAGCAGCGCAGCCCGTGGCGGCGCGCTTGGCCGCGTGACGCGCCGCTTCGCCGTCCCACGACACAGGGCCGGCGCCGGCCACGGCGCGCGCCGCGTTGTGGAGCTCAACGTAGTACTCTGGGGAGTTCTTGGCCACGGCGGCAGCGGTTAGAGCGGAGACGAGGGACGCGGCGCATATGGCCATGGCGATGATTAGTTTCTTTTGGCTATCGGATGCCATGGCCGCCATGACGAGCTTTCTAGCTTAGCCGATGTCAACTGTGCCTGTGCTGCATGAGAATGACTAGGCCATCTTTATTTATTGGCACGCGACGATGACTGTTACTGGAGATGGAATT is part of the Miscanthus floridulus cultivar M001 chromosome 9, ASM1932011v1, whole genome shotgun sequence genome and encodes:
- the LOC136480323 gene encoding pathogenesis-related protein PRB1-3-like, whose amino-acid sequence is MAAMASDSQKKLIIAMAICAASLVSALTAAAVAKNSPEYYVELHNAARAVAGAGPVSWDGEAARHAAKRAATGCAAGLRSSRSGDTVGGVYGENVFRGTGTPGRKAWAAADAMRAWTAPAATEYAQVVWPGSDRIGCAHAVCAGEGGVVISCSYKPAVKEELRGAPLPSYCRYNISRCFNCPIC